A single Limisphaera ngatamarikiensis DNA region contains:
- a CDS encoding glycosyl hydrolase: MAIRIDSKLTCRQLVPDIERLFELSAAKILALEKSWSPERGTPVFTVNGRYTTRGWTEWTQGFQYGSALLQFDAMGDERFLEIGRRGTFERMAPHLSHIGVHDHGFNNISTYGQLLRLMHEGRIPADPNERAFYELALKVSGAIQASRWTRLADGTGFIHSFNGPHSLFVDTIRSLRVLGVAHALGHVLMGEQDRRISLLERLVHHAWNTLRYNIYYGEGRDAYDVPGRVAHEAIFNTTSGVYRCPNSQQGFSPFTTWTRGLAWALLGCAEQLEFFHAGVPGADEDFAAVGGRDAFIEKLLRGATVTADFYLTHCCADGVPMWDTGAPNLHRLPADYLDRPSDPFNPWEPVDSSAASIAAQGLLRLGNYLQAHGRTAQGRKYRQAALTIARTLFREPYLSTDPCHQGLILHSVYHRPNGWDHVPRGQKVPNGESSMWGDYHARELALLILREARGEVYPTFFSGVLSK; this comes from the coding sequence ATGGCCATTCGCATTGACTCGAAACTCACCTGTCGTCAGCTCGTCCCTGACATCGAACGGTTGTTCGAACTGTCCGCCGCCAAAATCCTCGCACTGGAAAAAAGCTGGTCGCCCGAGCGCGGTACGCCCGTGTTCACCGTCAATGGGCGCTATACCACCCGCGGTTGGACGGAATGGACCCAGGGGTTCCAATACGGGTCGGCCCTGCTCCAATTCGATGCCATGGGCGATGAACGGTTCCTGGAAATTGGTCGCCGCGGCACGTTCGAACGCATGGCCCCGCACCTGTCCCACATCGGCGTCCATGACCACGGGTTCAACAACATCTCCACCTACGGCCAACTGCTGCGGCTCATGCACGAGGGCAGGATTCCCGCCGACCCCAACGAACGCGCCTTTTATGAGTTGGCCCTCAAGGTCAGTGGGGCCATCCAGGCTTCCCGCTGGACCCGCCTTGCCGACGGCACCGGTTTCATCCACAGCTTCAACGGCCCGCATTCCCTGTTTGTGGACACCATCCGCTCCCTGCGCGTGCTGGGGGTGGCCCATGCGCTGGGGCATGTGCTGATGGGCGAGCAGGACCGGCGCATCTCGTTGCTCGAACGCCTCGTCCACCATGCCTGGAACACCCTTCGCTACAACATCTACTATGGCGAGGGACGCGACGCGTACGACGTGCCGGGGCGCGTCGCTCACGAGGCCATCTTCAACACCACCAGCGGCGTCTACCGTTGTCCCAACTCCCAGCAGGGCTTCTCGCCCTTCACCACCTGGACCCGCGGACTGGCCTGGGCCCTGCTCGGTTGTGCCGAGCAATTGGAGTTCTTCCATGCCGGCGTGCCCGGAGCGGACGAGGACTTCGCGGCGGTGGGCGGGCGCGACGCCTTCATCGAAAAACTGCTGCGCGGTGCCACGGTCACCGCGGATTTCTACCTGACCCACTGCTGCGCCGACGGCGTCCCCATGTGGGACACCGGCGCGCCCAATCTCCATCGCCTGCCGGCGGACTACCTCGACCGCCCGTCCGATCCCTTCAATCCGTGGGAGCCGGTCGACAGCTCCGCCGCCTCCATCGCCGCACAGGGCCTGCTCCGCCTGGGCAACTACCTCCAGGCTCACGGTCGGACCGCGCAGGGTCGCAAATACCGACAGGCCGCCCTGACCATCGCCCGAACCCTTTTCCGCGAACCCTACCTCAGCACGGATCCTTGCCACCAGGGGCTCATCCTGCACTCGGTCTACCATCGCCCCAACGGCTGGGACCACGTCCCGCGCGGGCAAAAGGTCCCCAACGGCGAAAGCTCCATGTGGGGCGACTACCACGCGCGGGAGCTGGCCCTGCTCATCCTTCGCGAGGCCCGGGGCGAGGTGTACCCCACCTTCTTCAGCGGCGTTCTCTCGAAATAA
- a CDS encoding 3-ketoacyl-ACP reductase, producing MNRVALITGASRGIGRGIALALARLGHDLVLNYAGRADAAAQTAEDCRQTARAAGHTIRVEPCQADISQAADRQRLLDFTRAGFGRLDLLVNNAGVAPAVRADILEASEESFDRVLAINLKGPYFLTQQAARWMIDQVREAPPGAPRPKIIIISSISAYTASINRGDYCLSKAALSMMTKLFAVRLAEHGIGVYEIRPGVIATDMTAAVKEKYDRLIAEGLTPIRRWGTPEDVGRAVAAIAQDLFPFSTGEVFNVDGGFHLHRL from the coding sequence ATGAACAGGGTCGCTCTCATCACGGGTGCTTCCCGCGGGATCGGCCGGGGCATCGCACTGGCCCTGGCACGGCTCGGGCATGACCTGGTGCTCAATTACGCCGGACGCGCCGACGCCGCCGCCCAAACCGCGGAGGATTGTCGCCAGACCGCCCGCGCCGCCGGTCATACCATCCGGGTCGAACCCTGCCAGGCCGACATCAGCCAGGCCGCGGATCGCCAGCGCCTGCTCGACTTCACCCGGGCCGGCTTTGGCCGGCTGGATTTGCTGGTAAACAACGCGGGGGTGGCACCCGCCGTGCGGGCCGACATTTTGGAGGCCAGCGAGGAAAGTTTCGATCGCGTGCTGGCCATCAACCTCAAAGGCCCCTATTTCCTCACCCAACAGGCCGCCCGCTGGATGATCGACCAGGTCCGGGAAGCCCCCCCCGGAGCACCCCGACCCAAAATCATCATCATCTCCTCCATCTCGGCCTACACCGCCTCGATCAACCGCGGCGATTACTGTCTCAGCAAGGCAGCCCTCTCCATGATGACCAAATTGTTTGCGGTGCGGTTGGCCGAACACGGCATCGGCGTGTATGAGATCCGGCCCGGCGTCATCGCCACCGACATGACCGCCGCCGTGAAGGAAAAGTACGACCGGTTGATTGCCGAGGGGCTCACTCCCATCCGGCGCTGGGGCACGCCCGAGGACGTCGGCCGTGCCGTTGCTGCCATTGCCCAGGACCTTTTCCCGTTCAGCACCGGAGAAGTGTTCAACGTGGACGGCGGGTTCCACCTTCACCGGCTCTGA
- a CDS encoding sulfite exporter TauE/SafE family protein: MQSWDHQWLAALAVLFIGLSKAGFGGGLGMLTTPLCALAFPPRDALGMLLPLLCAGDAFSLYYYWGRWEKRCLWYLLPGVIPGVVLGAQWVGRFSPRELNVAIGLIAVGFVLYQVGRDWILRVEGTFQPNSRIGFLFGLGAGITSTFAHGAGPVVSMFLVPQRLPKEIYVGTTVLIFTWINWIKVPFYIANGVITLHTVRQSLLYLPLVPLGVWLGVHLNRRFSEELFSRIVLVTIFLTGLQLIFQFHF; this comes from the coding sequence ATGCAATCGTGGGACCACCAATGGCTGGCAGCGCTCGCCGTCCTGTTCATCGGCCTGTCCAAGGCCGGGTTCGGTGGCGGGTTGGGCATGCTCACCACGCCCCTGTGCGCGCTGGCTTTTCCGCCCCGCGACGCCCTGGGCATGTTGTTGCCGCTGCTTTGCGCCGGCGACGCCTTTTCCCTCTACTACTACTGGGGCAGGTGGGAAAAACGCTGTCTGTGGTACCTGTTGCCGGGTGTGATCCCCGGCGTTGTGCTCGGGGCCCAATGGGTCGGCCGGTTCTCCCCCCGCGAACTCAACGTCGCCATTGGCTTGATCGCCGTCGGCTTTGTCCTTTACCAGGTCGGACGTGATTGGATCTTGCGGGTGGAGGGGACCTTTCAACCCAATTCACGGATCGGATTCCTGTTCGGCCTGGGTGCCGGCATCACCTCCACCTTTGCCCATGGAGCCGGACCGGTGGTGAGCATGTTCCTCGTTCCCCAACGGTTGCCCAAGGAAATCTACGTGGGAACCACCGTGCTGATTTTCACCTGGATCAACTGGATCAAGGTCCCGTTCTACATCGCCAACGGCGTCATCACCCTGCACACGGTCCGCCAGAGCCTGTTGTATCTGCCGTTGGTCCCGCTCGGCGTCTGGTTGGGGGTGCATCTGAACCGGCGATTTTCGGAGGAGCTGTTCAGCCGCATCGTGTTGGTCACCATCTTCCTCACCGGACTGCAGCTCATCTTCCAGTTTCACTTCTGA
- a CDS encoding aldo/keto reductase — MNTRFQPLAGAGPISRRTFLQTALAGLAMGRVLLQAQQPGPGGIPTRPLGHTGVRIPIIGLGGWNIGAVRDDNEAIAIMHEAIDEGLTFFDNSWDYHDGRSEELMGRALSSGGRRDKVFLMTKVCGRDYKTARQHLEDSLRRLRTDHIDLWQFHGIKWDDDPDLIFAENGALKCALEARKEGKIRFIGFTGHQHPRYHLAMLARDFPWDAVQMPLNLLDAHYQSFQKQVLPVCQKRNIGVLGMKALASQNGRLVRELGIPAPTLRRYVLSLPVTSLVCGIQSRDDLRQDITMARNFQPLTESEIADLLAKAERPAADGHIEQYKVGNYGCDWWHRQARTS, encoded by the coding sequence ATGAACACGCGTTTCCAACCCCTCGCCGGCGCCGGCCCCATCAGCCGGCGCACCTTCCTGCAAACCGCCCTGGCCGGTCTGGCCATGGGCCGCGTCCTCCTCCAGGCGCAACAACCGGGCCCCGGCGGTATCCCTACACGCCCGCTGGGCCACACCGGGGTCCGAATCCCCATCATCGGCCTCGGCGGCTGGAACATCGGCGCCGTCCGCGACGACAACGAGGCCATCGCCATCATGCACGAGGCCATCGATGAAGGGCTCACCTTCTTCGACAATTCCTGGGATTATCACGACGGACGCAGCGAGGAACTCATGGGCCGCGCCCTCAGTTCCGGTGGCCGACGCGACAAGGTCTTTCTCATGACCAAGGTCTGCGGGCGCGACTACAAAACCGCCCGACAACACCTCGAGGACAGCCTCCGCCGGCTCCGCACCGACCATATCGACCTCTGGCAATTTCACGGCATCAAGTGGGATGACGATCCCGACCTCATCTTCGCCGAAAACGGCGCCCTGAAATGCGCCCTGGAAGCCCGCAAGGAGGGCAAAATCCGATTCATCGGTTTCACCGGCCATCAACATCCCCGATACCACCTGGCCATGCTGGCCCGCGACTTCCCATGGGACGCCGTCCAAATGCCGCTCAACCTGTTGGACGCCCACTACCAGAGCTTCCAAAAACAGGTCCTGCCCGTGTGCCAGAAACGAAACATCGGCGTCCTGGGAATGAAGGCCCTGGCGTCCCAGAACGGCCGGTTGGTCCGTGAACTCGGCATCCCGGCTCCCACCCTCCGGCGTTACGTCCTCAGTCTGCCGGTGACCAGCCTCGTCTGTGGGATTCAATCCCGCGACGATCTCCGGCAGGACATCACCATGGCGCGCAACTTCCAGCCGCTCACGGAATCCGAGATTGCCGACCTGCTGGCCAAAGCCGAACGCCCCGCCGCAGACGGCCACATCGAACAATACAAGGTCGGCAATTACGGCTGCGACTGGTGGCACCGGCAGGCCCGCACCTCGTGA
- a CDS encoding glycoside hydrolase family 127 protein gives MKSGVKSLRRVGPVLWVAAWLVGVPVSGAGPGEPRWETLEPGSSRWTQGFWAGRWALCRTQTLPALDRLFSGAEPTHFWRNFEVVAGEAEGRRRGAPFNDGECYKWLEAAVAFLALAPDPGLEARVEDRIALIARAQDPDGYLQTSVQWRMRQGDTNAVPFGDRFQFELYNLGHLFSAAALHYRVTGRTSLLAVAEKAAGRLERALIEPVPEAVRRPVCPSHFMGLVDLYRATGRTRWLDLARRCWAVRSGVAGGDDDNQDRLPYRDHAEAVGHAVRANYLYAGAADLYLETGDAGLWPPLTRVWSNVVEKKLYLTGGCGALYDGASPDGARDQDQISRVHQAYGRDYQLPQLTAHCETCANIGWALWNWRMLRATGAVQYADALEQVLYNSVLSGMGLDGTNFFYTNPLRVTDPMPFELRWPRQRVPFVSSFCCPPNLLRIVAGSPGWVAMVSNRTVCVVLYGASEVRVTGPELGEVRFRQETEYPWSGRVRLVMERAPEGPMTLRLRVPAWTGSARLRINLGPEQKGPAPGAWWDVTREWRAGDVVDLDLEMEPIWWEAHPWVEESYQQVALQRGPVVYCLESADLPRGISPMDVGLVPGSPLRVRWDGRLLGGVVVLEGTGRWRARGDWTGRLYRPWMEAEWQELTVRLVPYCVWGNRQPGEMTVWLRALVR, from the coding sequence ATGAAATCCGGAGTGAAGAGTCTGAGGCGGGTCGGCCCGGTGCTCTGGGTTGCGGCATGGCTGGTGGGTGTACCGGTGTCCGGCGCCGGACCCGGGGAGCCGCGGTGGGAGACGTTGGAACCGGGGTCCTCGCGTTGGACCCAGGGATTTTGGGCGGGACGATGGGCGTTGTGTCGGACGCAGACCCTGCCGGCGCTGGACCGGCTGTTTTCGGGGGCCGAGCCCACACATTTCTGGCGCAATTTCGAGGTGGTGGCCGGTGAAGCGGAGGGGCGGCGCCGCGGCGCGCCGTTCAACGATGGGGAATGTTACAAGTGGCTGGAGGCGGCGGTGGCCTTTCTGGCGTTGGCACCCGATCCCGGACTGGAAGCGCGGGTGGAGGACCGGATTGCGTTGATTGCCCGTGCCCAGGATCCCGATGGCTACCTGCAGACCAGTGTTCAGTGGCGCATGCGTCAGGGGGACACGAATGCGGTACCGTTCGGCGACCGATTTCAATTCGAGCTCTACAACCTGGGGCATCTGTTCAGTGCGGCGGCGCTGCATTACCGGGTGACGGGTCGCACCTCGTTGCTGGCCGTGGCGGAGAAGGCGGCCGGGCGTCTGGAACGTGCGCTGATCGAGCCGGTGCCGGAGGCGGTCCGTCGACCGGTTTGCCCCTCGCATTTCATGGGTTTGGTGGACCTGTACCGGGCGACGGGCCGGACGCGCTGGCTGGATCTCGCCCGTCGTTGTTGGGCCGTGCGCAGCGGGGTGGCGGGCGGGGATGACGACAATCAAGACCGACTGCCGTATCGCGATCATGCCGAAGCGGTGGGACATGCGGTGCGGGCCAACTACCTGTATGCCGGGGCGGCCGATCTGTATCTGGAAACGGGAGACGCCGGGCTCTGGCCGCCGTTGACGCGGGTCTGGTCCAACGTTGTGGAGAAGAAGCTCTATCTGACCGGCGGCTGCGGCGCCCTCTATGATGGGGCTTCGCCGGACGGGGCTCGGGACCAGGACCAGATCAGCCGCGTGCACCAGGCCTACGGACGCGACTATCAGTTGCCGCAATTGACGGCCCATTGTGAGACCTGTGCCAACATCGGCTGGGCGTTGTGGAACTGGCGGATGCTGCGGGCCACGGGTGCCGTCCAGTACGCCGACGCCCTGGAACAGGTGCTGTACAACAGCGTTCTGTCCGGCATGGGGCTGGACGGGACAAACTTTTTCTACACGAACCCGCTTCGAGTGACTGATCCGATGCCGTTTGAACTGCGCTGGCCGCGACAACGGGTGCCGTTCGTCAGCTCGTTTTGTTGTCCACCCAATTTGTTGCGGATCGTGGCCGGGTCGCCCGGCTGGGTGGCGATGGTTTCCAACCGGACGGTTTGCGTGGTGTTGTACGGGGCCAGTGAGGTCCGCGTCACGGGGCCGGAGTTGGGTGAAGTGCGGTTCCGGCAGGAGACCGAGTATCCGTGGAGTGGACGGGTACGGCTGGTGATGGAGCGGGCGCCGGAGGGCCCCATGACGTTGCGGTTGCGCGTGCCGGCGTGGACGGGTTCGGCCCGGTTGCGGATCAACCTGGGCCCGGAACAGAAGGGGCCTGCCCCGGGTGCGTGGTGGGATGTGACGCGGGAATGGCGGGCCGGGGACGTGGTGGATCTGGATCTCGAAATGGAACCGATCTGGTGGGAGGCGCATCCGTGGGTGGAGGAGAGTTACCAGCAGGTGGCGCTGCAGCGCGGGCCGGTGGTTTACTGCCTGGAATCGGCCGATCTGCCCCGGGGGATCAGCCCGATGGACGTCGGGCTGGTGCCGGGGTCACCGCTGCGGGTGCGCTGGGACGGCCGCTTGCTGGGCGGGGTGGTGGTCCTGGAAGGGACGGGCCGATGGCGGGCCCGCGGGGATTGGACCGGCCGGTTGTACCGGCCATGGATGGAAGCGGAATGGCAGGAGCTCACGGTGCGACTGGTTCCGTACTGTGTGTGGGGAAACCGACAGCCGGGCGAGATGACGGTCTGGCTCCGGGCGCTGGTGCGGTAA
- a CDS encoding Gfo/Idh/MocA family protein — MQTESSTDKRWPNRREFLIQTGRLAAVSALAGVSLPHVHGGEGGGLRLALVGCGGRGTGAVGDAIHAGVVPVKLVAMADVFRDRLQSSYESLKSQFADHVDVPEDRRFLGFDAYKYAMDCLRPGDVVILTTPPAFRWVHFTYAIQKGLNVFMEKPVTVDGPTSRRMLELAKQSEARGLKCGVGLMSRHSRALQELAQRVRDGQLGEIILQRGYRMHGPAGYFASVAKPPDMSHLLYQLRRFHSFIWASGGCFSDFYIHIIDHLAWMKGTWPERAQAVGGRHYKTDPEGRPYVDQNFDVYSVEYTYPDGTKMLFDGRCMTGCRDLYASYLHGTNGMAVVSSSGDCGLPSRIFKSHRMRRSDLVWESQVPENESNPYVNEWRALLTAIVKDQPFNEVERGVMASVVTSMGRMAAHTGQEVTLDEMLNHDHEMAPGLDRLTYDSPAPLQPGPDGRYPVPEPGRKRNREY, encoded by the coding sequence ATGCAAACGGAATCCTCAACCGACAAACGATGGCCCAATCGAAGGGAGTTCCTCATTCAAACCGGTCGTCTTGCCGCGGTTTCGGCCCTGGCGGGGGTGTCCCTGCCCCATGTCCACGGCGGTGAAGGCGGTGGACTGCGACTGGCACTGGTGGGTTGTGGCGGCCGGGGCACCGGAGCCGTGGGCGACGCGATCCATGCGGGCGTGGTGCCGGTGAAGCTGGTGGCGATGGCGGACGTGTTCCGGGACCGGCTGCAAAGCAGTTACGAAAGCCTCAAGAGCCAGTTTGCCGATCATGTGGATGTGCCGGAGGATCGCCGGTTCCTGGGGTTCGACGCCTACAAATATGCGATGGACTGCCTGCGCCCGGGCGACGTGGTGATCCTGACCACACCACCGGCCTTCCGCTGGGTGCACTTCACCTATGCAATCCAGAAGGGTTTGAACGTGTTCATGGAAAAGCCCGTGACGGTGGACGGACCGACCAGCCGGCGGATGCTGGAACTGGCCAAGCAATCCGAGGCCAGGGGGTTAAAGTGTGGCGTGGGCCTGATGTCGCGGCACAGTCGGGCCCTGCAGGAGCTGGCCCAGCGGGTGCGGGACGGCCAGCTGGGCGAGATCATCCTCCAACGCGGCTACCGCATGCACGGGCCGGCTGGATACTTTGCTTCGGTGGCCAAACCACCCGACATGAGTCACCTGCTCTACCAGTTGCGGCGGTTCCACAGCTTCATTTGGGCCAGCGGTGGATGCTTCAGTGACTTCTACATCCACATCATTGACCATCTGGCGTGGATGAAGGGGACGTGGCCGGAACGGGCCCAGGCGGTGGGCGGCCGTCATTACAAGACCGATCCAGAGGGCCGACCGTACGTGGACCAGAACTTTGACGTCTACTCGGTCGAGTACACGTACCCCGATGGGACCAAGATGCTGTTCGACGGGCGGTGCATGACGGGATGCCGCGATTTGTACGCCAGTTACCTGCACGGCACGAACGGGATGGCGGTGGTGTCGAGCAGCGGCGATTGCGGCCTGCCGTCACGGATTTTCAAGAGCCACCGGATGCGGCGATCCGACCTGGTGTGGGAGTCCCAGGTGCCGGAAAACGAATCGAACCCTTACGTCAACGAGTGGCGGGCGTTGTTGACGGCCATCGTCAAGGATCAGCCGTTCAACGAGGTGGAACGCGGGGTGATGGCCAGTGTGGTGACCTCCATGGGGCGCATGGCCGCTCATACCGGCCAGGAGGTCACCCTGGATGAAATGCTGAATCACGATCACGAGATGGCGCCGGGACTGGACCGGTTGACCTACGACTCGCCCGCTCCGCTGCAACCGGGTCCGGACGGCCGGTACCCGGTGCCGGAACCGGGCCGAAAACGCAATCGGGAATACTGA
- a CDS encoding DUF6298 domain-containing protein — MRTAVRGFGLTLWLGAGLLWVIGVQTAGGEMQVRVPEVRSDRQGRLEPVATERGDRIPDFSYCGYAEGRELLPGVPVVCVVRPGAGDDTARIQAALDQVGAREPDARGWRGAVLLLRGRYEVGGQLVLRASGVVLRGQGMGEDGTVLVATGVDRRPLLRVAGVDDRRIRTNAAWVMTDGYVPVGATNCSVVDAAGLEAGRRVLVVRPSTRAWIERLGMQELGGGVGAGWKPGSRDVAWERTITRVEGNRVSWEVPITTALESDLGGGWLAVLDWPGRIRQVGVENLRMESAYDVQRPLDEDHAWYGVTLENVEDAWVRRVVFRHFAGGAVAVYETARCVTVEDCLALAPVSEPGGHRRQSFFTAGQQTLFLRCYAEEGVHDFVVGHCAAGPNAFVLCEAERSLGDSGPWESWASGVLYDNVTVDGAALSLGFWPGNHRRVGWAAANSVLWNCSASVVRCWNPPGAWNWSYGSWGAFEGDGVWRQSNEFVQPVSLWAAQLVARGVGDAARLRFPPKSREDVTNPAPDRARELSEGSRQPALTLRAWIENLVEREPLPCEPGSAPELAATAPAGAEDVGRPRLPVRVENGWVVVGDRLLTGGILETAWWRGSRLPGEAGEHGPALTRFMPGRVGRGWTDDLNEVAAQMERENRPVFEHHYGLWYDRRRDDHQMVRRRDGEVVAPFFEQPFARSGQGKAWDGLSRYDLTRFNPWYWDRLRAFARICDARGLVLLHQHYFQHNILEAGAHWADFPWRPANNINDTGFPEPPPYAGDKRIFMAAQFYDVGHPTRSALHRGYIRQCLGALREAGNVWNSLGAEFTGPESFMRFWLETVAAWAAETGSDPVVVLSATKDVQDAVLADEGLRSAVDVVDFRYWWRTARGEFAPPGGAHLAPRQFERRWTGGRPTDEDLAGMVSEYRRRYPGPAWICNFDTARWAWVCAGGSLPRLPSTTDAGLLRAIPRMQPCSGLTGNGAWGLEETGRQWLVYVRAGAEVTIECGPEGWEVCELETGSGQVRHRLDSVGPVVKLTGPGVWWLIRQPAGAG, encoded by the coding sequence ATGCGAACTGCGGTGAGAGGATTCGGACTGACGTTGTGGCTGGGTGCGGGCCTGTTGTGGGTTATCGGGGTGCAGACCGCGGGAGGGGAAATGCAGGTCCGCGTGCCGGAGGTGCGGTCTGATCGGCAGGGGCGCCTGGAACCGGTGGCGACGGAGCGGGGCGACCGTATCCCTGACTTTTCGTACTGCGGGTACGCGGAGGGCAGGGAGCTGTTGCCCGGGGTTCCCGTGGTCTGCGTGGTGCGGCCGGGTGCGGGAGACGACACGGCACGAATTCAAGCGGCGCTGGACCAGGTGGGCGCGCGGGAGCCGGACGCCCGCGGGTGGCGTGGGGCAGTGTTGCTGTTGCGGGGCCGGTATGAGGTGGGAGGTCAGCTGGTGCTGCGTGCTTCGGGTGTGGTGTTGCGCGGGCAGGGGATGGGCGAAGATGGCACGGTGTTGGTGGCGACGGGGGTGGATCGCCGGCCGTTGCTGCGCGTGGCGGGGGTCGATGACCGGCGGATCCGGACCAACGCGGCTTGGGTGATGACGGATGGATACGTACCGGTGGGAGCCACCAATTGTTCGGTTGTCGATGCGGCGGGGTTGGAGGCGGGTCGGCGGGTGTTGGTGGTGCGGCCTTCGACCCGGGCGTGGATTGAGCGGTTGGGGATGCAGGAACTGGGCGGGGGCGTGGGGGCGGGATGGAAGCCGGGATCGCGGGACGTTGCGTGGGAACGCACGATCACCCGGGTGGAGGGCAACCGGGTGAGCTGGGAGGTACCCATCACCACCGCGCTGGAGTCGGACCTGGGTGGGGGCTGGCTGGCGGTTTTGGACTGGCCGGGCCGGATCCGGCAGGTGGGGGTGGAAAACCTGCGCATGGAATCGGCTTATGACGTGCAGCGTCCCCTGGACGAGGATCATGCCTGGTACGGGGTTACGCTGGAGAACGTGGAGGATGCGTGGGTGCGGCGGGTTGTCTTTCGACATTTTGCCGGCGGTGCGGTGGCGGTTTATGAGACGGCGCGCTGTGTGACGGTGGAGGATTGTCTGGCTCTGGCGCCGGTGTCGGAGCCGGGGGGGCACAGGCGACAGAGCTTTTTCACCGCCGGGCAGCAGACGTTGTTTCTCCGGTGTTACGCGGAGGAAGGGGTTCATGACTTTGTGGTGGGGCACTGTGCGGCCGGGCCGAACGCGTTTGTGTTGTGTGAGGCGGAGAGGTCTCTGGGCGACAGTGGCCCATGGGAGAGTTGGGCCAGTGGCGTGTTGTATGACAACGTGACCGTGGACGGGGCGGCGTTGAGTCTGGGGTTTTGGCCGGGGAATCATCGTCGGGTGGGCTGGGCGGCGGCGAATTCGGTGTTGTGGAACTGCAGTGCGTCGGTGGTCCGGTGCTGGAATCCGCCGGGGGCGTGGAACTGGTCGTATGGGTCGTGGGGTGCGTTTGAAGGGGACGGTGTGTGGCGGCAATCGAACGAGTTTGTGCAGCCGGTGAGTTTGTGGGCGGCCCAACTGGTGGCGCGCGGGGTGGGGGACGCGGCGCGTCTGCGATTTCCGCCGAAGTCGCGGGAGGATGTGACCAATCCTGCGCCGGACCGGGCCCGGGAACTCAGCGAGGGCTCGCGCCAGCCGGCCCTGACGTTGCGGGCGTGGATTGAGAACCTGGTCGAGAGGGAACCGCTGCCGTGCGAGCCGGGGTCGGCGCCGGAGCTTGCCGCAACGGCTCCTGCAGGGGCGGAGGACGTGGGGCGACCGCGATTGCCCGTGCGGGTGGAGAATGGCTGGGTGGTGGTGGGCGACCGGTTGTTGACGGGCGGGATTTTGGAAACGGCCTGGTGGCGCGGCAGCCGTTTGCCGGGAGAAGCCGGGGAGCACGGGCCGGCGCTGACGCGGTTCATGCCGGGCCGGGTGGGGCGAGGCTGGACGGATGACCTCAACGAGGTGGCGGCGCAGATGGAGCGGGAGAATCGGCCGGTTTTCGAGCATCACTACGGGTTGTGGTATGACCGACGCCGGGATGATCATCAAATGGTGCGGCGGCGGGACGGCGAGGTGGTGGCGCCGTTCTTTGAGCAACCGTTTGCGCGGAGCGGACAGGGGAAGGCCTGGGACGGGTTGAGCCGGTACGACCTGACGCGGTTCAACCCGTGGTATTGGGATCGGTTGCGGGCGTTTGCGCGGATTTGCGATGCGCGCGGTTTGGTGCTGCTGCATCAGCACTATTTCCAGCACAACATCCTGGAGGCGGGGGCGCACTGGGCGGATTTCCCCTGGCGCCCGGCCAACAACATCAACGACACGGGCTTTCCCGAACCGCCGCCGTATGCGGGGGACAAACGCATTTTCATGGCGGCGCAGTTCTATGATGTCGGTCACCCGACCCGGTCGGCCCTGCATCGGGGTTACATCCGGCAATGTCTGGGGGCGCTGCGGGAAGCGGGCAACGTGTGGAATTCGCTGGGTGCGGAGTTTACCGGACCGGAATCGTTCATGCGGTTTTGGCTGGAGACCGTGGCGGCGTGGGCGGCGGAGACGGGCTCGGACCCGGTGGTGGTCCTGTCGGCGACGAAGGACGTGCAGGACGCGGTCCTGGCGGACGAAGGGCTGCGGTCGGCGGTGGACGTGGTGGATTTCCGGTATTGGTGGCGGACGGCCAGGGGTGAGTTTGCGCCGCCGGGGGGTGCACATCTGGCGCCCCGGCAATTTGAGCGGCGCTGGACCGGCGGGCGTCCCACGGACGAGGATCTGGCCGGGATGGTGAGCGAGTACCGACGACGTTATCCGGGTCCGGCGTGGATCTGTAACTTTGACACGGCCCGTTGGGCGTGGGTGTGTGCCGGGGGGTCGCTTCCGCGGCTGCCGTCCACGACCGATGCCGGGTTGTTGCGGGCAATCCCGCGCATGCAACCGTGTTCGGGGCTGACCGGCAATGGTGCCTGGGGTTTGGAGGAGACCGGTCGGCAGTGGCTGGTCTATGTCCGGGCGGGCGCGGAGGTGACGATCGAGTGCGGGCCGGAGGGTTGGGAGGTTTGCGAACTGGAAACCGGCTCGGGTCAGGTCCGGCACCGCCTGGATTCCGTGGGTCCGGTTGTGAAATTGACGGGCCCGGGCGTGTGGTGGCTGATCCGGCAACCGGCGGGCGCGGGCTGA